One window from the genome of Comamonas antarctica encodes:
- a CDS encoding GSU2403 family nucleotidyltransferase fold protein, translated as MSDLNYLPVSEAAALQIINSTTVFEEYLRAEKEAAQVRGGMYWKKQGQYEYLVRTSVDNHQARIGPRSPETEKIFDGFMARKEAVEKRLGSLGEALNEAQRMNRAQRAGRVPNLVVGLLNRLHQEGMDKHFTVVGTHALYAYESSAGVRIMPAALATQDVDMLWDARKRVSFITDLAKTDDKSILRILQRVDPSFQRKEMHNETAINDRGFEVDFLRREQQLEDPHPMRFSDDEGDLWPVQARRAGILTEAPRFVAPVIAQNGAMAMMNTISPTAFVKFKNWLAADAPERLNIKKSRDMMQAEIVQQMLDEGILFEQGVPPLAAEQGAQVSEREIRSTLEKQGYKVIDKSGPDGLRFIGPIVAVSGMHVAQDVGRRKIVIHDTKSLTEPPTLGDRIEVVFKGGRGTVSRVDEPSKERGR; from the coding sequence ATGAGCGACCTCAACTATCTTCCGGTTTCCGAGGCAGCAGCACTCCAGATCATCAACTCGACGACCGTGTTCGAGGAATACCTGCGAGCAGAAAAGGAAGCCGCACAAGTTCGAGGCGGCATGTACTGGAAGAAGCAGGGCCAGTACGAATACCTGGTGCGCACCTCGGTGGACAACCATCAAGCCCGAATTGGTCCGCGTTCGCCCGAGACCGAAAAGATCTTCGATGGATTCATGGCACGCAAGGAGGCCGTGGAAAAGCGCTTAGGCTCGCTCGGAGAGGCGTTGAACGAGGCGCAGCGTATGAACAGAGCCCAACGAGCTGGCCGCGTCCCGAATCTCGTAGTTGGTCTATTAAACCGGCTGCACCAAGAGGGGATGGATAAGCACTTTACCGTTGTCGGCACGCATGCGCTCTATGCATATGAATCGTCGGCTGGGGTTCGCATCATGCCAGCAGCACTCGCAACCCAGGACGTAGACATGCTATGGGATGCCCGAAAGCGTGTCAGCTTCATCACGGACTTGGCGAAGACTGACGACAAATCCATCCTGCGGATCCTGCAACGCGTCGATCCATCATTCCAGCGCAAGGAAATGCACAACGAAACCGCCATCAATGACCGAGGTTTCGAGGTCGACTTTCTGCGCCGAGAGCAGCAACTCGAAGATCCACATCCAATGCGCTTTTCCGATGACGAGGGCGATTTGTGGCCTGTGCAAGCCCGACGTGCTGGGATTTTGACCGAGGCGCCTCGCTTCGTCGCCCCAGTGATCGCTCAAAACGGCGCGATGGCCATGATGAACACGATCTCTCCAACAGCCTTTGTCAAGTTTAAAAATTGGCTCGCGGCCGATGCTCCTGAGCGTCTGAACATTAAGAAGTCGCGGGACATGATGCAGGCTGAGATCGTGCAGCAAATGCTCGATGAGGGGATTCTGTTCGAGCAAGGAGTTCCTCCCCTGGCTGCTGAGCAGGGCGCCCAGGTATCAGAGCGTGAAATCCGCTCTACATTGGAAAAGCAGGGTTATAAAGTCATCGACAAGTCAGGTCCCGACGGTTTGCGTTTCATAGGGCCCATCGTTGCTGTCTCTGGAATGCACGTGGCCCAGGATGTTGGCCGCCGAAAGATCGTCATCCACGATACAAAGTCCTTGACTGAACCGCCAACACTTGGTGATCGAATCGAGGTTGTCTTCAAGGGTGGCCGTGGGACGGTTTCACGCGTGGACGAACCAAGCAAGGAACGTGGTCGTTAA
- a CDS encoding IS3 family transposase (programmed frameshift), translating into MNKTNKFSPEVRDRAVRMVQEHRGEYSSLWAAVQSIAPKIGCVPQTLLDWIKRAEVDAGVREGITTSEAQRVKELEREVKELRRANEILKLASAFFAPGGARPSHQVLREFVNKHRDTFGVEPICKVLQIAPSGYRRHAALLREPHRRCVRACREDVLMPAIQRVWQANMQVYGAVKVWRQLAREGTAVARCTVERLMRRLGLQGAMRGKVIRTTISDAKAPCPLDRVNRQFRAERPNQLWVSDFTYVSTWQGWQYVAFVIDVYARRIVGWRVSSSMRTDFVLDALEQALYARRPGRDGSLTHHSDRGSQYVGIRYTERLAEAKIAPSVGSRGDSYDNALAETINGLYKAELIHRRAPWKTKETLELATLEWVSWFNHHRLLEPMGHIPPAEAEANYYRQLASQATSVAT; encoded by the exons ATGAACAAGACCAACAAGTTCTCCCCCGAAGTCCGTGATCGCGCCGTGCGCATGGTGCAAGAGCACCGCGGGGAATACTCCTCGCTGTGGGCCGCCGTGCAATCGATTGCGCCCAAGATCGGCTGTGTGCCGCAAACGCTGCTGGACTGGATCAAGCGCGCAGAAGTCGACGCGGGGGTGCGTGAAGGCATCACGACCAGCGAGGCGCAACGGGTCAAGGAGCTGGAACGCGAGGTCAAGGAGCTGCGCCGGGCCAACGAGATTCTGAAGCTGGCCAGCGCTTTTTTCGCCC CAGGCGGAGCTCGACCGTCGCATCAAGTCCTGAGAGAGTTCGTAAACAAGCATCGAGATACCTTCGGGGTCGAGCCGATCTGTAAGGTATTGCAGATCGCCCCGTCGGGATATCGGCGCCATGCGGCGCTGCTGCGAGAGCCACACAGGCGCTGTGTCAGGGCATGCCGAGAAGACGTCCTCATGCCTGCCATACAGCGCGTCTGGCAGGCCAACATGCAGGTCTACGGTGCCGTGAAGGTCTGGCGCCAACTGGCACGTGAGGGTACGGCCGTTGCGCGCTGTACCGTCGAGCGGTTGATGCGCCGCCTCGGTCTACAAGGCGCGATGCGAGGCAAGGTAATCCGCACCACGATCAGCGATGCCAAGGCGCCATGCCCGCTGGACCGTGTCAACCGCCAGTTCCGTGCCGAGCGCCCGAACCAGCTTTGGGTCAGTGATTTCACATACGTATCGACGTGGCAAGGTTGGCAGTACGTGGCCTTTGTCATTGATGTGTACGCCCGGCGCATCGTCGGTTGGCGGGTCAGCAGTTCGATGCGCACTGACTTCGTTTTGGATGCGCTGGAGCAGGCGCTGTACGCCCGCCGACCCGGGCGTGATGGGTCGTTGACCCACCACTCCGACAGGGGGTCTCAATACGTCGGAATTCGCTACACCGAGAGGCTGGCAGAGGCCAAAATTGCACCCTCGGTGGGCAGTCGCGGTGACAGCTACGACAACGCCTTGGCCGAGACCATCAACGGCTTGTACAAAGCCGAGTTGATTCACCGCCGGGCACCGTGGAAAACGAAAGAAACTCTGGAACTGGCCACCCTCGAATGGGTGTCCTGGTTTAACCACCACAGGCTCCTTGAGCCCATGGGGCACATTCCGCCCGCAGAAGCTGAGGCAAACTACTACCGGCAACTCGCCAGTCAGGCCACCTCGGTGGCGACCTGA
- a CDS encoding glutathione-independent formaldehyde dehydrogenase → MKALVYEGPRQVTVKEMPDAQIEKPTDVLVKITTTNICGSDLHMYEGRTNMEAGRILGHENMGQVVEVGAAVDRVKKGDWVVLPFNIGCGFCTNCEKGLTGYCLTCNPGSAGAAYGFADMGPYSGGQAEYLRVPYGDFNCLVLPPDAKSRQKDYVMLSDIFPTGWHATRLAGLMPGESIVIYGAGPVGLMAAHSALIQGAAKVYIVDRHPDRLKLAKSIGAITIDDSKVSPVDFLMKETRDLGVDRGCECVGYQAHDAEGDEQPDMTMNSLIGSVKATGGIGVVGVFVPEDPQAEDPLQKKGKLALDFGKLWFKGQTVRTGQCNVKHYNRELCNLIHNERANPSFIVSHELDLDKAPEAYERFDKREMGWTKVILHPGN, encoded by the coding sequence ATGAAAGCTCTTGTCTACGAAGGTCCCCGCCAAGTCACCGTCAAGGAGATGCCGGACGCCCAAATCGAAAAGCCGACCGATGTACTGGTGAAGATTACGACAACCAACATCTGCGGCTCGGACCTCCATATGTATGAGGGACGTACGAACATGGAGGCCGGCCGCATCCTCGGCCACGAGAACATGGGTCAGGTAGTGGAAGTCGGGGCTGCTGTAGACCGCGTCAAGAAGGGCGACTGGGTGGTACTGCCCTTCAACATCGGATGCGGCTTCTGCACGAACTGCGAGAAGGGGCTCACAGGCTATTGCCTCACCTGCAATCCTGGGTCTGCCGGGGCTGCCTACGGCTTCGCCGACATGGGGCCCTACAGCGGAGGCCAAGCCGAGTACCTGCGGGTGCCTTACGGTGACTTCAATTGCCTGGTGCTGCCGCCCGATGCCAAGTCCCGCCAGAAGGACTATGTGATGCTCTCGGACATCTTCCCCACCGGTTGGCACGCCACTCGACTGGCCGGGCTCATGCCTGGTGAAAGCATCGTCATCTATGGTGCCGGACCTGTCGGGCTGATGGCGGCGCACTCCGCACTCATCCAGGGAGCGGCCAAGGTGTACATCGTGGACCGCCATCCCGACAGGCTGAAACTGGCCAAGAGCATAGGGGCTATCACGATTGATGATTCCAAGGTGTCGCCGGTCGATTTCCTGATGAAGGAAACAAGGGACCTGGGCGTGGACCGGGGCTGCGAATGCGTCGGCTACCAGGCCCACGATGCAGAGGGAGACGAACAGCCCGACATGACGATGAACAGCCTCATCGGTTCGGTGAAGGCCACGGGAGGCATTGGCGTGGTGGGCGTCTTCGTGCCGGAAGACCCGCAGGCCGAGGACCCGCTGCAGAAGAAGGGCAAGCTTGCCCTTGACTTCGGCAAGCTCTGGTTCAAGGGACAAACCGTGCGGACCGGCCAGTGCAACGTGAAGCACTACAACCGGGAACTGTGCAACCTCATCCACAACGAGCGAGCCAATCCTTCTTTCATCGTGTCGCACGAACTGGACCTGGACAAGGCCCCGGAAGCCTATGAGCGTTTCGACAAGCGCGAGATGGGCTGGACCAAGGTCATCCTGCATCCTGGCAACTGA
- a CDS encoding FmdB family zinc ribbon protein, with product MPTYDYDCSLCGRFERLRTVAQRDAPLACPGCGTDASRAVSAPALAMMDGAKRALIRTEERSAGYTRLRHPMGCACCR from the coding sequence GTGCCAACCTATGACTATGACTGCAGCCTGTGCGGCCGCTTCGAGCGCCTTCGCACGGTCGCTCAGCGTGATGCGCCGCTGGCTTGCCCCGGCTGCGGCACCGATGCTTCTCGCGCGGTGTCTGCGCCCGCGCTGGCCATGATGGACGGCGCCAAGCGCGCCCTCATCCGTACCGAAGAACGCAGTGCTGGCTATACACGACTGCGCCATCCCATGGGCTGTGCCTGCTGCCGCTGA
- a CDS encoding putative quinol monooxygenase — protein sequence MTKLALFVRLEAKPGQEAALADFLASALPLANAESGTTAWFALKFGPSTFGVFDAFADEAGRQAHLNGQIAAALMANAAALLSSPPNIEKVELLAAKLPA from the coding sequence ATGACCAAGCTCGCCCTGTTTGTTCGCCTCGAAGCTAAACCCGGCCAGGAGGCTGCGCTTGCCGACTTCCTGGCCAGCGCACTGCCGCTCGCCAACGCCGAGTCCGGCACCACGGCCTGGTTCGCATTGAAGTTTGGCCCTTCGACGTTTGGTGTGTTCGATGCCTTTGCCGATGAGGCAGGTCGCCAGGCACATCTGAACGGCCAGATCGCCGCGGCCTTGATGGCCAACGCAGCGGCCTTGCTCAGTTCTCCGCCCAATATCGAGAAGGTCGAACTGCTTGCAGCCAAACTGCCTGCATGA
- a CDS encoding GlxA family transcriptional regulator, with protein sequence MTDISIGNNDNIDIIVAMKLHLLVCDGVFDLGLAALTDTVGLANAMAGSLPQAPAHIELTLVGVRRRIRTAQGLTVPVVTAHGVPEPDVVLVPAFGDKMPDTLSARLTRPDVPDAVAALQQWSTAGAHLGAACSGSFLLAESGLLDGHRATTSWWLGPMFRQRYPNVTLDESRMIVNSTRFTTAGAALAHVDLALRIIRGRSPALAALVARYLLVETRSSQAEFVIPDHLAHADPMVERFECWARRRLAQGFSLAEAASAAGTSERTLARRLQSVLGKTPLSYFQDLRVEHAVHLLRTGNASVDQVAAQVGYSDGVTLRALLRRKLGRGVRELRRGG encoded by the coding sequence ATGACAGACATCTCTATAGGCAATAATGACAACATTGATATCATTGTTGCCATGAAACTCCACCTCCTTGTTTGTGATGGCGTGTTTGATCTGGGGCTTGCGGCGCTCACAGACACAGTGGGCTTAGCCAATGCGATGGCGGGCTCGCTGCCACAGGCTCCCGCGCACATAGAGCTCACGCTGGTGGGCGTGCGGCGTCGCATCCGAACTGCGCAGGGCTTGACGGTCCCCGTGGTCACTGCGCATGGTGTGCCCGAACCAGACGTCGTGCTCGTGCCAGCGTTTGGCGACAAGATGCCTGACACGCTCTCGGCTCGACTCACACGCCCCGATGTGCCCGACGCGGTCGCGGCGCTACAGCAGTGGTCCACCGCTGGCGCGCACCTTGGTGCCGCTTGCTCCGGTAGTTTCTTGCTTGCAGAGAGTGGCCTGCTTGATGGGCATCGTGCGACGACGTCATGGTGGCTGGGGCCGATGTTTCGGCAGCGCTATCCGAACGTCACGCTGGACGAGTCACGCATGATCGTGAACTCGACACGCTTCACCACCGCGGGTGCCGCTTTGGCCCACGTCGACTTGGCCTTGCGCATCATCCGAGGGCGCAGTCCGGCGCTGGCGGCCCTGGTGGCACGCTATCTGCTGGTCGAGACACGCAGTTCGCAAGCCGAGTTCGTGATTCCCGACCACCTTGCGCATGCTGACCCGATGGTGGAGCGCTTCGAGTGCTGGGCCAGACGTCGGCTCGCGCAGGGGTTCTCGCTGGCCGAGGCGGCCAGCGCCGCGGGCACAAGCGAGCGCACCTTGGCCCGGCGGCTGCAAAGCGTTTTGGGAAAGACACCGTTGTCGTATTTCCAGGACCTGCGCGTGGAGCATGCCGTCCATCTCTTGCGCACCGGGAACGCCAGCGTCGACCAGGTCGCCGCACAGGTCGGGTACTCGGATGGGGTGACCCTGCGGGCCCTGTTGCGCCGCAAGCTGGGCCGGGGTGTCAGGGAGTTGCGACGCGGTGGATGA
- a CDS encoding alkene reductase produces the protein MLFNPLQVGSLTLPNRILLAPLTRARADAGHMPNALMAQYYSQRATGGLLISECTMVAPGTSAFVNEPGIYNDAQIAAWRQVTDAVHAKGGRIFMQIWHAGRAAYPGAADGAPIVSSSATAIEGEIHTPQGKVPHAVPRPLTVEEIPGIVAAFAQGARNAIAAGFDGVEVHGANGYLIDQFLRDTPNQRTDAYGGSLENRARLLFEVLTAVTQAIGSERVGLRLSPLNSFNSMKDSHPLALIGFLADRLNAFKLAYLHVMRADFFGVQKADVMPVAREKYKGVLVGNMGYSADEAEAAIAEGKLDAVAFGTAFLANPDLPARIRAKAPLNAPDSNTFYAGGAKGYTDYPTLQVA, from the coding sequence ATGCTATTCAATCCACTTCAAGTAGGTTCTCTCACCCTGCCCAACCGCATCCTTCTGGCACCATTGACACGCGCCCGTGCCGACGCTGGCCACATGCCCAACGCGCTGATGGCCCAGTACTACAGCCAGCGAGCCACCGGCGGCCTGCTGATTTCCGAATGCACCATGGTGGCGCCCGGTACATCGGCCTTCGTCAATGAGCCTGGCATCTACAACGACGCGCAGATTGCAGCCTGGAGGCAGGTGACCGACGCGGTGCACGCCAAGGGCGGACGCATCTTCATGCAGATCTGGCACGCTGGCCGCGCAGCCTACCCTGGCGCTGCCGATGGCGCCCCCATTGTCTCCAGCAGCGCTACCGCTATTGAGGGTGAGATCCACACGCCCCAAGGCAAGGTGCCGCACGCGGTGCCCCGCCCCCTGACCGTCGAAGAGATTCCCGGCATCGTGGCTGCGTTTGCTCAAGGCGCACGCAACGCCATTGCCGCCGGCTTTGATGGTGTGGAAGTACACGGCGCCAACGGCTACCTGATTGACCAGTTTCTGCGCGACACGCCCAACCAGCGCACCGATGCTTACGGCGGATCGCTGGAAAACCGTGCACGTTTGCTGTTCGAGGTACTTACTGCCGTGACCCAGGCGATCGGTTCCGAACGTGTGGGTCTGCGCCTGTCGCCCCTCAACAGCTTCAACAGCATGAAAGACAGCCACCCGCTGGCCCTCATCGGCTTCCTGGCCGATAGGCTCAATGCCTTCAAGCTAGCCTACCTGCACGTGATGCGTGCCGATTTCTTCGGCGTGCAGAAGGCCGATGTCATGCCCGTAGCGCGTGAAAAGTACAAGGGTGTGTTGGTGGGCAATATGGGTTACAGCGCTGATGAGGCAGAGGCAGCTATTGCCGAAGGTAAGCTTGACGCTGTGGCCTTTGGCACCGCCTTCCTGGCTAACCCGGACCTGCCCGCACGCATCAGGGCCAAGGCACCGCTGAACGCGCCTGACTCCAACACGTTCTACGCAGGTGGCGCCAAGGGCTATACAGACTATCCGACACTGCAGGTCGCGTAA
- a CDS encoding plasmid pRiA4b ORF-3 family protein, which translates to MSTKYQRTQPKRVYQLRVELQHIAAPVWRRILVPDSVKLAKLDRIVQAAMGWTNSHLHDWNIEQQRYGVLDKEWVGSDDMLDERKFTVGSVLGEQVQTFAYNYDFGDGWEHLITVEECQPAQEGRNDWPMCLAGENACPPEDVGGPPGYMDFLEAMHNPTHEQHADYWRWWGGPFDANVFSINAANLAIRKLR; encoded by the coding sequence ATGAGCACCAAGTACCAACGTACCCAACCCAAACGCGTTTACCAGCTCCGCGTTGAGCTTCAGCACATCGCCGCTCCAGTGTGGCGGCGTATCCTCGTACCTGACAGCGTCAAGCTGGCGAAGCTTGACCGCATCGTGCAGGCAGCCATGGGCTGGACCAACAGCCATCTACATGACTGGAACATAGAGCAGCAACGCTACGGTGTCCTCGACAAGGAATGGGTCGGCAGCGACGACATGCTCGATGAAAGAAAGTTCACCGTTGGCAGCGTCCTGGGTGAACAGGTCCAGACCTTCGCCTACAACTACGACTTCGGCGATGGCTGGGAACACCTCATTACCGTCGAGGAGTGCCAGCCAGCGCAGGAAGGTCGTAACGACTGGCCGATGTGCCTGGCTGGCGAAAATGCTTGCCCGCCGGAAGACGTGGGTGGTCCGCCCGGCTACATGGACTTCCTGGAAGCCATGCACAACCCCACACATGAGCAGCACGCTGACTATTGGCGCTGGTGGGGCGGGCCCTTCGATGCCAATGTCTTCAGTATCAACGCAGCCAACCTCGCCATCCGAAAGCTGCGCTGA
- the tnpC gene encoding IS66 family transposase, whose product MLMQPQSLDDLSAEQLREMTTRLLTELRHSQAINAKLIHENALLKRMKFAAQSERFNAQQRSLLEDEIEADLAAVAVEIEQLQPPAAAPETRQQPKRQPLPAHLPRREIRHEPASTTCACGCAMKRIGEDVAEKLDYVPGVFTVERHIRGKWACARCETITQAPVEAHVIDKGIPTAGLLAQVLVAKYADHLPLYRQESIFARAGLAIPRSTLAQWVGTCGVRLQPLVDALKAQMLGRRVLHADETPVQMLKPDKGATHRAYLWAYAAGAFEDMKAVVYDFCESRAGEHARHFLGDWKGALLCDDFAGYKASIASGVTEVGCLAHARRKFFDLHAASKSQLAGFALEQFAKVYDIEREVKDLNADQRQAIRQQHTKPLLEALHEWMLLQRQKLPDSSATAKALDYSLRRWTALTRFIDDGQLPVDNNWIENQIRPIAIGRSNWLFAGSLRAGQRAAAVMSLVQSARMNGHDPYAYLRDVLTRLPTHRASRVEELLPHRWHSGAAILGG is encoded by the coding sequence ATGTTGATGCAGCCGCAATCCCTGGATGATCTGAGCGCTGAGCAGTTGCGCGAGATGACCACGCGCCTGCTCACAGAGCTGCGCCACAGCCAGGCGATCAACGCCAAACTCATCCACGAGAACGCGCTGCTCAAGCGCATGAAGTTCGCTGCGCAATCTGAACGCTTCAACGCCCAGCAACGCAGCCTGCTCGAAGACGAGATCGAGGCCGACCTGGCGGCAGTTGCCGTCGAGATCGAGCAACTCCAGCCGCCTGCGGCAGCCCCCGAGACCAGACAACAACCCAAACGCCAGCCGCTGCCCGCCCACCTGCCGCGCCGCGAGATCAGGCACGAGCCCGCGTCGACCACTTGCGCCTGTGGCTGTGCGATGAAGCGCATCGGTGAAGACGTGGCCGAGAAGCTCGACTATGTGCCCGGCGTGTTCACGGTGGAGCGCCACATCCGCGGCAAGTGGGCCTGCGCACGATGCGAAACCATCACCCAGGCGCCAGTCGAAGCGCATGTGATCGACAAGGGCATCCCCACCGCCGGTCTGCTGGCCCAGGTGCTGGTGGCCAAGTACGCGGACCACCTGCCGCTATACCGTCAGGAAAGCATCTTTGCGCGCGCCGGTCTGGCCATTCCCCGCTCCACCCTGGCGCAGTGGGTCGGAACCTGCGGAGTGCGACTGCAGCCGCTGGTCGATGCGCTCAAGGCCCAGATGCTCGGCCGGCGCGTACTGCACGCCGATGAAACGCCGGTGCAGATGCTCAAGCCTGACAAGGGCGCGACGCACCGTGCCTACCTCTGGGCCTACGCCGCAGGGGCCTTCGAAGACATGAAAGCCGTGGTGTACGACTTCTGCGAGTCCAGAGCCGGCGAGCATGCGCGCCACTTCCTGGGCGACTGGAAGGGGGCGCTGCTCTGCGACGACTTCGCCGGCTACAAGGCCTCGATAGCCAGTGGCGTGACCGAGGTCGGCTGCCTGGCGCATGCACGGCGCAAATTCTTTGACCTGCATGCGGCAAGCAAGAGCCAGCTTGCCGGGTTCGCGCTGGAGCAGTTCGCCAAGGTCTACGATATAGAGCGCGAGGTCAAAGACCTGAACGCCGATCAGCGCCAGGCCATCCGGCAGCAGCACACCAAGCCATTGCTTGAGGCGCTGCACGAGTGGATGCTGCTGCAACGGCAAAAACTGCCCGACAGCTCGGCCACGGCCAAGGCGCTGGATTACAGCCTGCGGCGCTGGACTGCGCTGACGCGCTTCATCGACGATGGGCAATTGCCCGTGGACAACAACTGGATCGAGAACCAGATCCGGCCGATCGCCATTGGCCGAAGCAATTGGCTGTTCGCCGGCAGCCTGCGCGCGGGCCAGCGGGCGGCGGCGGTGATGAGCCTGGTGCAGTCGGCGCGCATGAACGGGCATGACCCCTATGCCTACCTGAGGGATGTGCTCACGCGCTTGCCCACGCACCGGGCCAGCCGGGTGGAAGAATTGTTGCCCCATCGTTGGCACAGCGGCGCTGCGATACTTGGTGGATGA
- the tnpB gene encoding IS66 family insertion sequence element accessory protein TnpB (TnpB, as the term is used for proteins encoded by IS66 family insertion elements, is considered an accessory protein, since TnpC, encoded by a neighboring gene, is a DDE family transposase.) yields the protein MATAPLDMRAGTDTALARVVSVFGAAYPHHAYLFANKRANRIKVLVHDGIGIWLAARRLHQGKFVWPAPGNEQWPLEPAQLDALVLGLPCAWEAPASSPWSEAGMQSVDLRMTEQCLPWHTVCHVDAAAIPG from the coding sequence CTGGCCACAGCTCCGCTGGACATGCGCGCCGGCACCGACACGGCCCTGGCCCGGGTGGTCAGTGTGTTTGGCGCTGCCTACCCCCATCACGCCTATCTATTCGCCAACAAACGCGCCAACCGCATCAAGGTGCTGGTGCACGACGGTATCGGTATCTGGCTGGCAGCTCGGCGCCTGCACCAAGGCAAGTTCGTCTGGCCAGCACCTGGCAATGAACAGTGGCCGCTGGAGCCTGCCCAGCTTGACGCCCTGGTGCTGGGCCTGCCCTGCGCATGGGAAGCGCCAGCATCATCACCGTGGTCTGAAGCTGGTATGCAATCCGTGGATCTGCGCATGACAGAGCAGTGCCTTCCTTGGCACACTGTCTGCCATGTTGATGCAGCCGCAATCCCTGGATGA
- a CDS encoding transposase translates to MLKDSQSPRYSVPRTRRTYTPQFKAELVAACLQPGALIAATAREHGMNANVLHRWLKEHRLCQRQIAGDLAPAVVCDVAAHCDDAAAAPVIHAQPVSAPAHGPHASAVPAFIAMALGSPVMESKAAGAQADCTDIRIECCHHGTRVTVNWPVAAAAECSRALQSLLQVLRQ, encoded by the coding sequence ATGCTCAAAGATTCTCAATCCCCTCGTTACTCTGTGCCGCGCACGCGCCGCACCTATACGCCGCAGTTCAAGGCTGAACTGGTCGCCGCGTGCCTGCAGCCCGGCGCATTGATTGCTGCCACAGCGCGTGAACATGGCATGAATGCCAATGTGCTGCATCGCTGGCTTAAGGAGCATCGTCTGTGCCAGCGCCAGATCGCAGGCGATCTGGCGCCCGCTGTTGTGTGCGACGTCGCTGCACACTGCGACGATGCTGCTGCTGCGCCCGTGATCCACGCACAGCCTGTTAGCGCCCCAGCACATGGGCCACATGCCAGTGCCGTACCTGCCTTCATCGCGATGGCACTGGGCTCCCCGGTGATGGAGTCCAAGGCTGCGGGTGCACAAGCTGACTGCACAGACATCCGCATCGAATGCTGCCACCATGGCACCCGCGTGACGGTGAATTGGCCAGTGGCCGCCGCTGCCGAGTGTTCTCGCGCATTGCAGAGTCTGTTGCAGGTGCTGCGGCAATGA